From the genome of Caloenas nicobarica isolate bCalNic1 chromosome 14, bCalNic1.hap1, whole genome shotgun sequence, one region includes:
- the DHRS7B gene encoding dehydrogenase/reductase SDR family member 7B isoform X1, translating into MVTAVGRKTVQKGKLMDFTSTVIIPLLFGSLGIFGLFRLLQWMRMRTYLQEAVVVITGATSGLGKECAKAFHTAGCKLVLCGRDSEKLKDVVRELSTMTNHQKNTHKPHTVVFDLSDTKTVLNAAEEILKYLGHVDILINNAGISFRGTIVDTGLDVDKKVMETNYFGPIALTKALLPSMIKRRQGHIVAISSVQGKISIPFRSAYAASKHATQAFFDCLRAEVEQYDIDVTVISPGYIQTNLSLNAVMADGSRYGVMDKNTAEGQTAAEVAQVVLSAVGQKKKEVLVAGLTPSLAVYLRNLFPSVFFTLMATRAKKERKAKDS; encoded by the exons ATGGTGACGGCGGTGGGCAG GAAGACGgttcagaaaggaaaactcATGGATTTCACAAGTACAGTCATCATCCCGCTGCTTTTTGGCAGCTTGGGGATCTTCGGGCTTTTTCGGCTCCTGCAGTGGATGCGGATGCGAACTTACCTGCAGGAAGCTGTGGTCGTGATCACTGGGGCCACCTCTGGCCTGGGAAAAG AATGTGCGAAAGCCTTCCATACAGCTGGCTGCAAGCTGGTGCTCTGTGGCAGAGACAGCGAGAAACTCAAAGACGTGGTGCGGGAGCTTTCTACCATGACCAATCACCAGAAGAAC acacacaaaccTCACACTGTGGTATTTGACCTCTCGGATACTAAAACTGTCCTAAACGCTGCTGAAGAGATCCTGAAGTACTTGGGTCACGTGGACATACTGATCAACAACGCGGGCATCAGTTTCCGAGGCACAATTGTGGACACAGGGCTGGATGTGGACAAGAAAGTGATGGAAACAAATTACTTTGGTCCTATAGCCCTCACCAAAG CACTTCTCCCCTCTATGATCAAGAGGAGACAAGGCCACATTGTGGCCATCAGCAGCGTTCAAGGCAAAATAAGCATTCCTTTCAGATCTGCGT ATGCTGCCTCTAAGCATGCTACCCAGGCTTTCTTCGATTGTCTACGAGCAGAGGTGGAGCAGTATGACATTGATGTGACGGTTATAAGCCCTGGATACATTCAGACAAACCTCTCTCTCAATGCTGTAATGGCAGATGGATCTCGCTATGGAG TTATGGACAAGAACACCGCCGAGGGACAGACGGCCGCGGAGGTCGCTCAGGTGGTTCTCAGTGCAGTGGGACAGAAGAAGAAGGAGGTACTTGTGGCTGGCCTGACGCCCTCCCTGGCTGTCTACCTGCGAAACCTCTTCCCCAGTGTCTTCTTCACCTTAATGGCAACTAGAGcgaaaaaggagagaaaagcaaaggactCTTAG
- the DHRS7B gene encoding dehydrogenase/reductase SDR family member 7B isoform X2 translates to MDFTSTVIIPLLFGSLGIFGLFRLLQWMRMRTYLQEAVVVITGATSGLGKECAKAFHTAGCKLVLCGRDSEKLKDVVRELSTMTNHQKNTHKPHTVVFDLSDTKTVLNAAEEILKYLGHVDILINNAGISFRGTIVDTGLDVDKKVMETNYFGPIALTKALLPSMIKRRQGHIVAISSVQGKISIPFRSAYAASKHATQAFFDCLRAEVEQYDIDVTVISPGYIQTNLSLNAVMADGSRYGVMDKNTAEGQTAAEVAQVVLSAVGQKKKEVLVAGLTPSLAVYLRNLFPSVFFTLMATRAKKERKAKDS, encoded by the exons ATGGATTTCACAAGTACAGTCATCATCCCGCTGCTTTTTGGCAGCTTGGGGATCTTCGGGCTTTTTCGGCTCCTGCAGTGGATGCGGATGCGAACTTACCTGCAGGAAGCTGTGGTCGTGATCACTGGGGCCACCTCTGGCCTGGGAAAAG AATGTGCGAAAGCCTTCCATACAGCTGGCTGCAAGCTGGTGCTCTGTGGCAGAGACAGCGAGAAACTCAAAGACGTGGTGCGGGAGCTTTCTACCATGACCAATCACCAGAAGAAC acacacaaaccTCACACTGTGGTATTTGACCTCTCGGATACTAAAACTGTCCTAAACGCTGCTGAAGAGATCCTGAAGTACTTGGGTCACGTGGACATACTGATCAACAACGCGGGCATCAGTTTCCGAGGCACAATTGTGGACACAGGGCTGGATGTGGACAAGAAAGTGATGGAAACAAATTACTTTGGTCCTATAGCCCTCACCAAAG CACTTCTCCCCTCTATGATCAAGAGGAGACAAGGCCACATTGTGGCCATCAGCAGCGTTCAAGGCAAAATAAGCATTCCTTTCAGATCTGCGT ATGCTGCCTCTAAGCATGCTACCCAGGCTTTCTTCGATTGTCTACGAGCAGAGGTGGAGCAGTATGACATTGATGTGACGGTTATAAGCCCTGGATACATTCAGACAAACCTCTCTCTCAATGCTGTAATGGCAGATGGATCTCGCTATGGAG TTATGGACAAGAACACCGCCGAGGGACAGACGGCCGCGGAGGTCGCTCAGGTGGTTCTCAGTGCAGTGGGACAGAAGAAGAAGGAGGTACTTGTGGCTGGCCTGACGCCCTCCCTGGCTGTCTACCTGCGAAACCTCTTCCCCAGTGTCTTCTTCACCTTAATGGCAACTAGAGcgaaaaaggagagaaaagcaaaggactCTTAG